CCAATATTTAGGCACACCTGATCGGGTTCCTTGTCGATGGACATCACATTGTCACTTGGTCAGTTCATCACCAACTCCGATCCTGCCAATCTGATACCCAGCTTGCAGCTGCAAGATTAATTTCCGCTCCGTGCTCGCAACAGCAGGTTCGAGAAACGAACAGCACGTTTGGTTCACAGAATGTCACGGTCAGGAATCATCCGATCCTGTGTCCGAACCTAAAATGTTGTTTGGTTTGGTGAAGAGAACCAACCTGTCCGTCACGAGATGGTAGCCTCCGCTAGTATATCCACGGCACCTACTCGTCTGTCTGGAAATCGTCGGATCAATCCATGCCTGACGTGCGGATGCCGGACGGGGTCCCTAAACCAAACAGCCTGGAAGTTCTCCACGCCAGGTTTTATTTCGTCCTTGATGACGGTGTTACACAGAATGTCAAATTATGGGCGTTGTGACAAACTGGTGATGCGTACGGTGGATTCATCTGATCATGCAGTGAACGTGATCCCATCCCAAtcaacgaacaactgcgcgatGTGAGCTCGTGTGGTCTTGCCCTCTGATTCTCTGAATCTCAAAGATGCCTCCGTCTCCACCGGAATAAACCCGACTTTGAATGGCCATCAAGTACAATTCACCAACTACCATGTAGCATATGAGATATGACGAGCATATTCTCGTGATGCCACTCCCCGTAGTCCAGATATCGACATCACTGAAAATAAATCGCCTCATTTATCAGTTTCTAGCACAATAATATATGCTGATGAATGTTCCAAAGCCTGTCGTAACGTAATCACTCAACCATGGCTCCATACAAGTAGAACTTTGTCGACCACTATCACTTGATAGTTAGTAGTACTACTGCAGAATTTCCATATCCATTGGAAAAAAGCGACTTATGCTATTGTAGCTTATGGGGAGCTGCGTGCTGGCAACATCCCTGAGTGACTAAATCGGTTGCAAATTTCCGGAACTCCGGGTATCAAGCAAAGTTATTAACATCCAGTATGGAATTAAAATTGAAATATTCTCAAACCACCTAAACACTTTTGTTAGACCTTTTTGCAAGGCTTTTTGCTAGCTGACGAGTAGGATTCAACTAGCTTGTTTATGGAAGCTTTGCGACAATATTGCCTTCTAAAGTTCAAAACAAATTCAGGGCTGTTTACCTATACCTGATGTTGCATTTGGTTTACTCACTTTTATATTGTTTTATGTTATTATACCTAATAATGAACAGAGAAAAAAAACAGGGATTATGTTGTCTGCCACTATCTAAACTCCCAATGTACGGTGGTTCACTAAATTTGACGAATATTCAGTGGGTATTCAGAGAGTACAGACATCACATTTGTTTAACAAGTATTTAGCGCTGCCATTGGTTAGATAGTTCTATTCATTCCAAGATACGTATATCTATGAATTATACTAAACTCAACTTCTACAATAGCTATAACTTATCTTCAGGCTTTCATTACTATTATTAGCGTAGGTGTGACATGGTCAGAGATCAGGTAATCAACTGAACACGCCACACTTTGTTAAAGTTAGACATAGCAAGGTTTGTTACCAACCAAAGAGGCTAAACTTTAAACTGTGATCTCGCAAGTCTAATCTTTTTCAGACCAGCGAGCAACCAGATTCGAGTACACGATTGCACGAGCCCTTTGCCCTGGCTATAAATTATGACAATCTTATGGCCAAAATCGTCATATCCTCCCCACACTACCCACATATAAATCAGAATATACAAGCATTATAACCACACTACATCCTATAATGACAGTTGCAATTCCAATCctgccctcctcctccttcccctcGGCGACGCTGTCAGGTCGCCGTCCCACAGCCTGACGACGCTGCCGTCGAGCGCCGCCATGTCGATGTGGCGGTACCAACCCAGGTCGCTCCTCCGCCTCACCGCCAACTCCCTCTCTTCCCACGGCGCCGTGGCCGCCAAGGTCGTCGCTCTTCTTCTCCCGGCCGGCTCTGACACCGTCCTTCTGAGAACCACCTCCaccacgccgtcgtcgtcgtcatccgcGTCCGCGCATTTCCTGATGCCGTCCACCActccgtcgtcgtcgtctcctGAGCCGCCGTAGTACGCAGTGAACCGGACCTTGGACGGCGTGCTCGGCTCGCTCACGGACGACGGCTCGGCCGCCGGAGCGAGAGCGACCGGCCGCCGAGGCTCGTCGATAATGGCAGCCCGAGACGGCGGCAGAGGCGCCTGTGGCTCCTGATTATCGTCGTCGACGTGGGCGCTGGGCTTGGAGTTGGAAGCGCCGCTGACGGCGCGGATGCGCCAGAGGCCGACCGAGGCGGCGAGGGCGGCGACGAGCCAGGCGCAGAGCGAGCCGGCCGCCGCGGGGATGGAGTAGAGGCGGAGAGCAatggcctccgcgggcatcaTGCCGAGGAGCTCCATTCGTGGCTTGGTGGTGgcgcgcgcgggggggggggggggggggttggcggAGGTCACGGCGGTTGGGGGGAGGTGGGGGATGGTGTTGGTGTGCGGGTGAGGAATGGGAGATGGGTTCGGGTAGGAAGCTTATATATAGGTGACGGAGTGGGAACGAATATGCACTGGTGAACTGCCTGGAATTATTGCATGTTTCACCTACACAATCGAGCATTTTGCAATTTTGTGTTTGGGTGCAGTATAAGCTGCATTTTGCAATTATTCAGCTTCTATTTTTTAGATGAACCATTTAGTTCCAAGTCTATATGATTGAGTCTTTTGTGGAGTTGAGCTAGTGCACCTATTCCATTCATCTTTAAATTGTACAGTATATTGGATCAGAgatgtcgggtatcagtattagggatacccgacGAAGGGATCTGAGGACCGCGGACGACAAAATCACCTAGATAATCAAGGATGTATTTCAGTCTCAACCGACCCCGAAGGGACAGATtccgcctcgccagacccctcagGCACGGGCCCCGTGTCGCTCGACCCCGACGGTACGGGagccgtcttgcccgaccctgagggcacgggctccgtctcgcccgaccccaaggttacgggagccgtctcgcccgacagggacccataccgcttccaaccactacgggtctaaagGTATGACCCCGGGATCAAACTTCTAATACCGGGAGGAAAGCGGGCACGACTCGACGTGACCCGTTGCCACGTCAGGCCACGCCCGGGGGTTCGCATCGCCAACAGTGACGTATGTGTGGTCGTTGTGCTGCTTAATCCCCGTACGGCCGCtgacaggcacgtcagttcaccacgccGTCCGTCGGGACGGGATGGGATGCCACGACCGGCTGATGATGTCGGGGCATGGCACCTGTGGTGAACAGGAGCCCGACGTGGAGCTATCCCCGTCACCATCTACAGCGTCGGCGAGATCCGCATAAAGAAAAAGAAGGACACAACggccctggaagccttcttctccctcgcttttcccctttcctctctttctctctccctgtaacctgcgccttccccttcacctataaaagtaAAAGTAGGACGCCCCATGAGAGGGGGCCACAGGCTGAAcgagctcaacaagactcaactccGTTCGATCCTTTCACAAGAGgcttgggaccttctccctctcttgcccgtttgtaacccctactataaactagtgtcggtaacacgagcagcagcagactggacatagggacattccgcctgaaccagtataaatccttgtgtccttcgagcacaccatccgggccagacacgcatttacaaatttactagccaatgatccgaaacaccgacaagaggCAGAGACGCAGAGTATCGCTCCGACTGTAATACCTATCTCCTCAATTGAAAATGAACATGCGTCGAGGcacccgaattttttattttttatctctttttttaaagtttttcacaaatacacCTCTGGAGGAAAGATTTTAGAATCTGGACCCTTAGTTCAGCGCCATCGTCACTGGCGTCGAGCTTACACtactcggcgccatcgttgctggagCCGAGATCTTGGGCTCGACGCTGACGTGGCGCTGATTTGACAggcagctcggcgccatagacgctggcgccaagctcggcgtcgtagacgctggcgccgagctcggcgccctgTACGAGAGGCCCTGATGGGACAACGCTATGGCCGTGGCGCCCTGTACGGCCCTAATGGGACAACGCTATGGCCGTACAAGAGGCCCAATGCACCACGCATTTCACTGTTTTCATCATCTACTTACTGCCGAGGCCATAGCGTTGTCCCATCCTAGCCCTGTCGTTGCAGATCTTTGCACTGGACTACTAGTAGCAACGCGTAGGGTGGGTATGGCACAACATGCTTCCATTGTTGACTATGATCTGACGATTAAACCTGTGTTTAGGGAGCTCCGTCCAAACAAATTTGATTGTAGTTTTAAATTAGGTTTCGTTTCAAAAAAGTTTTAATTTAGAGGTTTATACTCCATTTTTAAAGGAGCAATACTCTTCCGCTAGAGTACCAGGCTACCAGCATTGACAAGCAAAAAGCCCATGTAACTCTAGGCAGCAGGCAACAAAAAGCCCGCCATGTTTGTTTCACggaaatttagctgatgctaatGCTGATGTTTATACTGAtctattgtgagagaaaaatattgttcggtTTCTGAAAAATACTGCTGAAGTAACCGGCGAACAGGGCCGAGTGGATACGATAGTAATACTTGTACGATAAAAATGTTGAACAAATGGGCCAGGAAGCCACGATAAAGATGTACTGTAGCCTAGTCGGTCAACTTACTCGTGGGTTGGCGGACAGACCTTACACTGCCTCCTCCGCCCACCGCAAGCAacgcaaaaacaaaaaaaaaaaaacggaccTGCAACACGGCACTTCAAACGGACAAGTATGCTTTGCTTTTCGTCTGTGGAAAAGCATTGTGCTTCCGTTTGAAGAATCCAGTTTCGTTCTAGAACCAAAAGGCGTCGTTGGAAAGAAAATATCTATACCAGGTTGATAAAGATTGGTAGGATATGAATATGTGATTCGGCCATTCGGGCATCACAACGCATAAACAGCAGAAAACAATGCCTGTCGGCAGAATTCTCCTCCGGCTAATTTTGTATTAGATGTAATGTAAGGGTGGGAAAACGACATAAGATATTTGACTTGACTAATACGGAATATTCATTTATATTTACTCACTCCGTCGCTAAAGAATTATCATTTTTTGTTTTCCGTACCATAAGTTTCATTAGATTCATTACAAAAATAGatttaacgatctatctaataatattaattgtatcataaatattaatatttttatttaaaattaGTCAAGGTTATTTCTTCTCCGTATATCGATCTCTATCTAATGTGCACCTAATATCAATGAAGTATGAAAAATTCTTTCTTACTCACTCAACCATGAAACCTCGTTTACATGCACCTAAGACTAATGGCCATAAACTATAACATCATAAACACGTTATTGTTGAAACTATATCTAAAAGTTGTCTCCGTAGCAAATGACTGATAATATTAAGATTAACACTACTAGTAGTATATAAAGATTTTATTTTGATAATTTTAATATAGCTAAACAACATTAAGTTCGGTATGGATAATTATTTTACCTTTAATTAATATGACCAATGATGTATTATATGGTTTATGAGGAGCTGTTAGTCAACTTCTTAAGACATGTCTATGATTAATTCATAATCATTTTTGTGAATATACTAATTAGCATTTTAAAGGTATTTATAAGAAGTTTGTTTCTATGACTATTGACTAGTACTTTTTTCTAGTACCCCAAGAGCAGCCCACCCCAGCACCATCTGTACTACTGTAGAAGCAATGTCGTCCCATCTATGTTTTCGATTGCAGAGTTGACTCACAAAGTCTGcagggagtttttttttttataatggaGTTATTGCAGCCCCATAGTTGACGCGCCGGCAAGTGCCTTTCTAGTTTGTAACGACACAGCAGCACGTAAACGACGCGACACACACAAAACTCCCGTGGCTCCTCGCCCGATGAGGAAACAGTGGCGTGGTGGGGGGCCACGACACGACCGTGACCGTCCCGGTTCCGCAGTGATGCAGTAGCGCAGTGCGGGGTAGAATGTAGTGCTACCTCCAGCTGAACGTGGCTCCACAGTCATCACTGGAATAAAAGCCCATTCATGGCCCCCTGAACCCACTCATAGTAAAACTGTTGTGTCTTTATTGTTTGCTGTTGCTCGTCATTTCTCCGTTCCGATTTATTCCTCGAGGGTTGGGGCCGTACACTGCGACATGCAACAATGGCCGAGCTGCCTGTCAAATCAGCGTCACGTCAGCGTCGAGCCCAAGATCTCGGCACCAGCAACAATGGCGCCGAGCAGTGTAAGCCCGACGCCAgcgacgatggcgccgagctaagggtccagattctaAAATCTTTTCTCCAGGGGCTTATTTGTAAAAAAACttaaaaaaggctaaaaaaataaaaaattcggtcgaGGCACTCGCATGTAAAAAGACAAGGTGCCGTTAGTTTGATGCCAAACGGCGTAACAGTGCTGGCAACAACGGCATCAGTTGGGATCTAACCAGGAGATGCTGGGAATCGAGCTCGGGAGATGCTGGTTCTCAGAATTGAGATACCATTTCTCCAGCTGGGAATGGCCGAATGGGAAGAAATGCGGGGGCGCCGCCGCCAGCGTGAGAGCGCCCTTGTCCACTCGTGGTGGGCGTGGGTGGGGACGCGTGGGCGCCACCGATTGGATCTCGTGGGCCTGATCTACTTCGTGGCTTGGATTAGACCTTGGCCGTGGCCGTGCCTGATATCCTGATGTGTGGCACTGGTGGTACGTGTGGCTTATGACCACGGAGATTTATGACCACGGAGATGGAGACGGTAATCTGCCGGGCTGCATTTCAGTTTTCGCGCCGTGTAGAATCATACGAGATCATTACGTACTCCGTAAATGGTACTAccgtaagaagaagaagaaaacttggCGGTGGCCCCGTACGCCGCAACCTAGGCTGTGTTTAGTGGTGTGAAATTTAGAAATTTAGttactatagcatttttgtttttatttgacaattagtattcaattatggactaattaggcttaaaacgttcgtttcACGATTTctaatcaaactgtataattagttttttttcgtctacatttaatactacaTGCACGTATCATAAGATTCAAcgtgatagctactgtagcattttttgaaaaaactttttgaaactaaacaggACCTATACTGGATTCACTTGATCCGCAGACAGAGACAGGCGCAGCGCCGCATGTGTAGGGGCGTGCTGGCCTGCTGCTGGATCGACGCTCTCACGGCGGGCGGCGCCGCGCGGGTGTATCCGCTCTTCGGCTTCGGCTTCGGCTGCGAAACGCCGAGCCTCGCGTGGGCGGTGGGCGACGTCTCCTGACCTCGCTTTTATGCCCCTGTCATGCTGCGAGACTCTTGTTCAGTCTTTGATGAGCGTCGAGATCTAGTGCCTACTTATCCAAATCGTAGCTTAGGAGAACTGCCAAATCGTTTCGATAGCCATGTTTAGGAGGTAGGCTTCTCGTATCTTAGACTTAGAGCTATCCAAGCGTATCTTTTCTTGAAGCGTGTCGTGAATATCTGGCAACCTGGCCTATTGACTCCCAGAGGATGCACGGCACAGTTTCCCAGGTTCTCCCGGTCCTCTGACCCCTAGCCTCTACCATTTTCAGAAGTGCAACGACGCATGTGCCACCAGGGGATTTTCATGTCAATCTTTGGCACGTTTGCTTGCCGGTGTTTTCTTTTGGCAGCCGAGGTTAGTATGATGAGTTGATCACAAAGCAGTCTCTAAATATCAGCGTCGGCCTTCACGTCACGGTCATCGCGACGTACATGCGAGTGTGTGGCTCGTCTTACATCTTTCTTAAATGCACAATAGATACATGCAATAGCCACTTATTTACTTTAAGTCAGCCTTTTGTCAATTTACCAGACGAAATTAATCATTTGTTACACTACCATTTATTATGAATATTGTAATTTATTTGATTTGAAGTTAGGCCAAGTCTAATTAAATCCAACAAAAGTAGCTAAGTACCGCGCAACAAATTGTAAACTATGTTGAAATATGCGGACAAGTATGCTAGTTCTTAATGATAATAACATTAAACAAAAATTGGAATTATTCCATGCATTAATCTTAGCTTAATCCTTGACATGTGGAACCCGTCTAAAGAAAATTGGAGAAGACAACTTTAGTCTGCTTCCTCTCCCAACCTGTTCCGCCTCCATAGAGGATGAGCATTCGGGTAACCTGAAAATTGTGAATCGGGTAATTTGGCTATTAGGAATTGCTACCCCACGTTGGCCTCGAAAAAGTATTACCCAGAACTTCGGGCACCCGATACACTCGGAATTGACAAAACCAAAATTTTGATAGAATTCTAGTATCATTTTAAAGCAATAAACAACAATCCTTCAAatcgcttcatgtcttcatatCAATTAATAACAGATAATTGTCAAGCTTGTTGAagaataaggcattttcatatttattttaatccataaaaataacgcaataaaaaagagagtgaagtcatgaataaaaagacagaaacaattcatgacaaatgttaacatgatgataagatAAATTATGGAGCCGAAACATAtatgaaacattgttttacatagctgaagcatcacagacatgatcataaatataaaagatgtgttctcaaatatcaagatcatgatgatcacaaaattaaaaggaaccagaaaaccagtactagcataatcatccaaatcaaccaaacagagcatgctgaatatgaaagcagtattgcctaggaacatcatgatattgatgatgaaactcagaagagggtgaagaagattataccctgcggcggagccgctcgcaccaggaaaagccatgatggtgctttgttgttgtaatcgtcccgctcgatgcagtgcagaaaaggacgccgtgaagaggcaccgctacaggttcaccagcgagtagtcgtgccaccaccgacactccccaaaaacgtaatcacccgtcttcacccgagcaggtgaagcccacgatggagacgcgttccggaggcctactcttccatctctggtgctcgccggaggtggaacgggaagaacttgcgctgctggaaagtggtgtacttcgccaagagatcttaaccgagaggggaggatttgttttctaggcagaggccagaagacgagaagccgatggcaccgaggggtcacacctcccttctgcggtgggagagatggagacggagagccagaagTCACGGGAATTAACAGAAACTCCTTCAATCAATTCGTCACAGGAAAcggagtttcaaaaataaaggcctcgcccgcccgctcgccgccgcccgcctcgcctcgccacgccacgccacgcccacgcgcacgcgcacgggctcgggccgggccgggcggcggcggcggcgcgcgcgcgcgtgtggcatccaggtgattcacttttacttctcaaatagatcgatcaatgatcaggtatttaagtagagtcgcctctcgattaaattcccatatggtataaaaACCATTAATatacatgtacggaccatagagtttaatagagatattaaataaatgggccaagcccataatatctaacaaatccccaccaaactctagggtacgcagtttgaagttctcagaaccacattccttttatataccagtgtttcgatggagactgttaagttgaacatccatctagaaagctagctacactcatccacaactgaacaatggacagaaccttgaattgacagttttgtgcgagatgagtttcacatagcctcttaactgatactaggctgccaagtgccttccctctgttttgaagcatataagtcacacttcgaggccttttcatgagcatctagagattacccacatctcatagattgtgactagcaatcgagctcatataggtgtgttccttataggatg
Above is a genomic segment from Miscanthus floridulus cultivar M001 chromosome 3, ASM1932011v1, whole genome shotgun sequence containing:
- the LOC136546300 gene encoding uncharacterized protein; translated protein: MELLGMMPAEAIALRLYSIPAAAGSLCAWLVAALAASVGLWRIRAVSGASNSKPSAHVDDDNQEPQAPLPPSRAAIIDEPRRPVALAPAAEPSSVSEPSTPSKVRFTAYYGGSGDDDDGVVDGIRKCADADDDDDGVVEVVLRRTVSEPAGRRRATTLAATAPWEERELAVRRRSDLGWYRHIDMAALDGSVVRLWDGDLTASPRGRRRRAGLELQLSL